A part of Bacteroidia bacterium genomic DNA contains:
- a CDS encoding NUDIX domain-containing protein — MKIFALNFCLEFDVKNPGRNYDFESIAFEELMGHLFKGTDFNGQKFYVDADDTEEFLQYAFDLQANDVWREVDLTVCFRFASQAQRERFLDAFVDLFQQVDAAGGLVENEKGEYLSIFNREKWTLPKGGVEWREAIEDAAVREVKEETGLETLELGEKIGETFHTFKRGKKYVYKTTHWYKMTASADAHISPQTEEGIDDVRWMSKKDWIDLKDEETYPLIRHLFEMVFTQSLIA, encoded by the coding sequence ATGAAAATTTTTGCATTAAATTTCTGTCTAGAGTTTGACGTAAAGAACCCTGGTCGCAATTACGATTTTGAATCAATTGCTTTTGAAGAATTGATGGGGCATTTGTTTAAAGGAACAGATTTCAACGGCCAAAAGTTCTACGTAGATGCTGATGATACAGAAGAATTTCTTCAGTACGCATTTGATCTTCAGGCAAATGATGTGTGGCGCGAAGTTGACCTGACGGTTTGTTTTCGTTTTGCCAGTCAGGCGCAGCGCGAGCGTTTTCTCGATGCTTTTGTCGATCTTTTCCAGCAGGTAGATGCTGCGGGCGGACTGGTGGAAAATGAAAAAGGCGAATATCTCAGTATATTCAATCGCGAAAAGTGGACGCTACCCAAAGGTGGTGTCGAATGGCGCGAAGCAATCGAAGACGCCGCAGTGAGAGAAGTAAAGGAAGAGACCGGACTCGAAACCCTCGAACTCGGCGAAAAAATCGGGGAAACCTTCCATACCTTTAAGCGTGGGAAAAAATATGTCTATAAAACGACCCACTGGTATAAAATGACCGCCTCTGCTGATGCACACATTTCCCCTCAGACCGAAGAGGGAATAGATGATGTGCGATGGATGTCGAAAAAAGATTGGATAGATTTAAAGGATGAGGAAACCTACCCATTAATCCGCCATTTGTTTGAAATGGTTTTTACACAAAGCCTGATTGCCTAG
- the cas6 gene encoding CRISPR system precrRNA processing endoribonuclease RAMP protein Cas6: MTDEFPLYWQTIRLVYRAETGGWVGKHKSSAWRGMLGHALKSLHLGWYYQIFENKVSPLHPAGRRLRQGPVPYVLVVPDMQNEKIEAGQEIEIFFTLIGKPVELLLQMAPVYQRMGEAWGPDRVRMAWEGFEVLPVMSWSKLQRLPYAGAAVIQLTTPWVNGNSQTPVFEDFASSLAERAGWLSHFFCEGSMPENITAWREEAAQTQTTDRRLSRDETTRYSARQGRKMDIPGWTGKWQVHNITAPLATLLLAGHSIGVGKGAAWGLGQIQTYWLPGHSYHLRESKK, encoded by the coding sequence ATGACAGACGAATTCCCCCTTTACTGGCAGACAATCCGGCTTGTATATCGCGCCGAAACCGGCGGATGGGTGGGCAAACACAAAAGTTCTGCCTGGAGGGGCATGCTGGGCCATGCCCTCAAATCCCTGCATCTGGGCTGGTATTATCAGATATTTGAAAACAAAGTATCGCCCCTGCATCCCGCAGGCAGACGCCTGAGGCAGGGGCCGGTTCCTTATGTGCTGGTTGTACCTGATATGCAAAACGAGAAGATCGAAGCAGGGCAGGAAATCGAAATATTTTTCACCCTGATAGGAAAACCTGTCGAACTGCTTTTGCAAATGGCACCCGTTTATCAGCGAATGGGCGAAGCCTGGGGCCCAGATCGGGTCAGAATGGCCTGGGAAGGATTTGAAGTACTGCCGGTTATGAGTTGGAGCAAACTTCAACGCCTGCCTTATGCCGGAGCAGCCGTCATACAACTGACCACCCCCTGGGTAAACGGAAATTCTCAAACACCTGTATTTGAGGACTTTGCTTCATCCCTTGCAGAGCGGGCGGGCTGGCTTTCCCATTTTTTCTGTGAGGGATCCATGCCCGAAAATATCACTGCCTGGAGAGAAGAAGCCGCTCAAACCCAAACTACCGACCGCCGCCTCTCCCGTGATGAAACCACCCGCTACTCGGCCCGCCAGGGCAGGAAAATGGACATACCCGGCTGGACAGGAAAATGGCAGGTTCACAATATCACTGCCCCGCTGGCCACCCTGTTACTAGCCGGGCACTCGATTGGCGTGGGAAAAGGAGCTGCCTGGGGTTTGGGACAAATCCAGACCTACTGGTTGCCGGGGCACTCCTACCACCTTCGCGAAAGCAAAAAGTAG
- a CDS encoding DUF6134 family protein, whose product MNVKLLLLPLVSFLLHADPFSPSKLVYDVYKGHSLIGEMSVSRRAEGGKHIYASTSQMTVTFLMSFDLRFTYESQFENNNLCSSMAANYRDGKQLNLSVGRREGAGYFTDVSGDKKHVQASRIDYSILNTYFLEPVGRSKVFSERWGEYVDFLPAGPNRYAMHLPNGDVNYMTYKNGICHTIEVNHSIASIKFVLREKN is encoded by the coding sequence ATGAATGTGAAATTATTACTACTGCCGTTGGTTTCATTCCTGCTGCATGCAGACCCTTTTTCCCCCAGTAAGCTGGTTTATGATGTTTACAAAGGCCATTCACTCATAGGTGAGATGTCGGTTTCCCGTCGGGCAGAAGGCGGAAAACATATCTATGCGTCTACGAGCCAGATGACGGTGACTTTTCTGATGTCTTTTGATCTTCGGTTTACCTATGAGTCGCAATTTGAAAACAACAATCTGTGTTCATCCATGGCAGCCAATTATCGTGACGGGAAGCAATTGAATCTGTCCGTGGGCAGGCGTGAGGGAGCCGGGTATTTCACCGATGTAAGTGGAGATAAGAAACATGTGCAGGCTTCGCGCATAGACTATAGTATTCTCAATACCTACTTTTTGGAGCCTGTTGGCCGGAGTAAGGTATTTTCTGAGCGCTGGGGCGAATATGTAGATTTTCTCCCGGCAGGACCTAACAGATACGCCATGCATCTTCCCAATGGAGATGTCAATTATATGACCTATAAAAATGGCATCTGCCATACGATTGAGGTAAATCACTCAATCGCATCTATAAAATTTGTGTTGCGGGAAAAAAATTGA
- the cmr4 gene encoding type III-B CRISPR module RAMP protein Cmr4 yields the protein MSDTCLAYNIRALTNLHVGSGEENYGLIDKLVQRDVLTGIPCIHPSSLKGALKQYLDHQGMSSADQIYIFGSDAQINKTGKSGQYQTGEYAFLGAHLLALPVATDKHTYVMVTSPMLLRTLADFAEQLGFVQEGNDEWKKFKDIKDEKLPIGISCQGPVWLWDIKIDLKAVSGDLGTAASSLKNLIGEGPVVIVPDQTFRKLCNDLHLPVIARNALNDGESVNLWYEQVLPRQTRMVAFIIAPEGDTLVNSFDTHNQASVIQIGGNASVGYGFTRWTALHTSPTPQNVES from the coding sequence ATGTCTGATACATGTTTAGCCTATAATATCCGTGCGCTCACCAACCTGCATGTAGGAAGTGGTGAAGAAAACTACGGACTCATTGACAAACTGGTTCAACGCGATGTCCTTACCGGTATCCCCTGTATCCATCCTTCAAGTCTGAAGGGTGCGCTCAAACAATATCTTGATCATCAGGGAATGTCCTCAGCCGACCAGATTTATATTTTTGGCAGCGATGCTCAGATCAATAAAACCGGAAAAAGCGGCCAGTACCAGACCGGCGAATATGCCTTTCTCGGTGCACATTTGCTGGCCTTGCCAGTAGCTACGGACAAACACACCTATGTCATGGTCACCTCACCGATGCTCCTGCGTACCCTTGCTGATTTTGCCGAACAATTGGGTTTTGTACAGGAGGGTAATGATGAATGGAAAAAATTTAAAGATATAAAAGACGAGAAACTGCCCATAGGGATAAGTTGTCAGGGGCCGGTCTGGTTGTGGGATATAAAAATTGATCTGAAAGCTGTCTCTGGTGATCTTGGCACGGCAGCATCTTCCCTGAAAAACCTGATCGGAGAAGGGCCGGTAGTAATTGTACCGGATCAAACTTTCAGAAAGCTGTGTAATGACCTTCACCTGCCGGTAATTGCAAGGAATGCCCTGAATGATGGAGAGTCAGTCAATCTCTGGTATGAGCAGGTATTGCCACGTCAGACCCGTATGGTCGCTTTTATCATTGCCCCTGAAGGTGATACCCTTGTGAATTCCTTTGATACCCACAACCAGGCAAGTGTCATTCAGATTGGAGGAAATGCCTCCGTTGGTTATGGCTTTACACGCTGGACGGCCCTTCATACATCGCCCACCCCTCAAAACGTCGAATCATGA
- the pyrE gene encoding orotate phosphoribosyltransferase: MEYSKIAEYLLKIKAIRINTREPFTWSSGWKSPIYCDNRLTLSYPEIRTAIRDAFIQKIRDNYPEVTAIAGVATGAIASGALVADAMNLPFIYVRPQPKGHGLQNMVEGEVDPKGKYVVIEDLVSTGGSSVKAVKAIQETGAAVLVTYSIFSYGFPQADAAYAETGTGYSPLTNLQELLQKAAEIDYLRPEEMATIFEWQKDPANWKGSNQ, encoded by the coding sequence GTGGAGTACAGCAAAATAGCAGAGTATTTACTTAAAATCAAAGCCATAAGGATCAATACCCGTGAGCCCTTCACCTGGAGTTCGGGCTGGAAGTCGCCAATATACTGCGACAACCGGCTGACGCTCTCCTATCCGGAAATCCGGACGGCTATCCGGGATGCCTTTATACAAAAAATACGCGATAACTACCCGGAAGTTACCGCTATTGCAGGAGTAGCTACCGGTGCCATTGCCAGCGGTGCTTTGGTTGCAGATGCGATGAACCTTCCTTTTATCTACGTGAGACCCCAGCCCAAAGGTCACGGACTCCAGAATATGGTGGAAGGTGAAGTCGATCCAAAGGGTAAATATGTGGTAATTGAGGATCTGGTTTCTACCGGTGGTAGCAGTGTAAAAGCGGTAAAAGCCATTCAGGAAACCGGTGCTGCGGTTTTGGTTACTTATTCTATTTTTAGTTACGGCTTCCCTCAGGCAGATGCAGCCTACGCCGAAACAGGTACCGGATATTCTCCGCTCACAAATCTTCAGGAATTATTGCAAAAAGCGGCGGAGATTGATTATCTTCGACCCGAAGAGATGGCTACCATATTTGAGTGGCAAAAAGACCCGGCAAACTGGAAGGGTAGTAATCAATAA
- the cmr6 gene encoding type III-B CRISPR module RAMP protein Cmr6, with translation MSKTTANLGYIFYREYYQKIEDPEKHQNKKQKEDYEKVLNIYNQKLFGAKLDNFTGDAWPAYDLEDLAGYFKFELQTTYPGLFIGAGVSHETGAQGEIKLGFQFDPSTGLPVIPGSSIKGCLRHYLTQMLNAAKQYPSETATYLSDASGLALTGENIIPWLDTFIKTTFEGPDHPYKRDVFFDAFPFSSENTKSAFLGPDFITPHGNNPLKNPIPVQFMKILPGVSIRFTFRLESFSFQDLTLSEEAKSRLFEKLLKDWGIGAKSRSGYGRLVPFKKNLKQVNQKPQSSHKPGRSTRSFSDYTVGEEIDCKVIGYEKNRLILELQTKEKNSRKRTVKDIRDFPLGTSVKIKITSLITDHKDFNFELVQ, from the coding sequence ATGAGTAAAACAACAGCCAATCTGGGGTATATCTTCTACAGAGAATATTACCAAAAAATCGAAGACCCGGAAAAACATCAGAATAAAAAACAAAAAGAGGATTATGAAAAGGTTTTGAATATATATAACCAAAAACTTTTCGGCGCAAAGCTGGATAATTTTACCGGAGATGCCTGGCCCGCGTACGACCTGGAAGATTTGGCCGGATATTTTAAGTTTGAACTGCAAACCACCTACCCGGGTCTGTTTATCGGTGCAGGGGTAAGCCATGAAACCGGTGCACAGGGAGAAATCAAACTCGGCTTTCAATTTGATCCCTCCACGGGGCTTCCCGTCATTCCCGGCTCATCCATTAAAGGTTGTCTCAGACATTATCTCACACAAATGCTGAATGCAGCCAAGCAATATCCTTCTGAAACCGCCACGTATCTCAGCGATGCCTCTGGTCTGGCACTTACGGGTGAAAATATCATCCCCTGGCTTGATACTTTTATTAAAACCACTTTCGAAGGCCCGGATCACCCTTACAAGCGGGACGTATTTTTTGATGCGTTTCCCTTTTCCTCTGAAAATACAAAATCGGCTTTTCTTGGACCTGATTTTATCACACCGCATGGAAACAATCCGCTGAAAAATCCGATCCCGGTTCAGTTTATGAAAATATTGCCGGGAGTTTCTATACGGTTTACTTTCCGGCTGGAAAGTTTTAGCTTTCAGGATCTCACGCTGAGTGAGGAAGCCAAGTCCAGACTATTTGAAAAACTACTGAAAGACTGGGGGATCGGCGCCAAAAGCCGGTCGGGCTATGGCAGGCTGGTGCCCTTTAAAAAGAATTTAAAGCAGGTTAACCAGAAGCCTCAGTCTTCCCACAAACCAGGCAGATCGACACGCAGTTTTTCAGATTATACCGTAGGGGAGGAAATAGACTGTAAGGTCATTGGGTATGAAAAAAATAGGCTGATTCTGGAGTTACAGACTAAAGAGAAAAACTCCCGGAAACGAACTGTCAAAGATATTCGAGACTTTCCATTAGGGACTTCTGTAAAAATCAAAATCACCAGTCTGATCACAGATCATAAAGATTTCAACTTTGAACTGGTACAATGA
- a CDS encoding type III-B CRISPR module-associated Cmr3 family protein, which yields MPEYYLFTLKPLSPAYFGGEHGLTEDDYFLRTRLFPQQTTILGMLRYELLRRNQTLTYQRGKGYQINDQKKAEGLIGENSFTGTEADQQTFGKIEKLSPVFLQFENKAWFLVKNPKNFQAMTIPGKSYSSSGSKTDHLYCLPGYNVKEYHLSEIFFCEDDLQKTLKVEKEENDKLSDPWAFTKFVKIGITKQYKHQPKEDGFFKMELLHLHPRAAYQFYASLETGHGLPQSGSGLVYLGGNRTPFQMNFEKVNLFFPEADQFHLSGISTLLSDAYVADGATHGAKLAATDTVIFRNQKTLTDPEFSYHQKPVGDHAHTPRLLLSRGGLLFEPDLTALQTWLNHEAYYKIGYNYFSTPK from the coding sequence ATGCCTGAATACTATTTGTTTACCCTTAAACCGCTCTCCCCTGCATATTTTGGGGGAGAACATGGTCTTACGGAGGACGATTATTTCCTTCGTACCCGCCTATTTCCCCAACAGACTACCATTCTGGGTATGCTGCGGTACGAACTGCTCAGGCGAAACCAAACCCTCACCTATCAAAGGGGAAAGGGTTATCAAATCAACGACCAGAAAAAAGCAGAAGGCCTGATTGGGGAAAATAGCTTTACCGGCACTGAAGCTGACCAGCAGACTTTCGGAAAAATTGAAAAACTATCGCCTGTATTCCTCCAGTTTGAAAACAAAGCCTGGTTTCTGGTCAAAAACCCCAAAAACTTTCAGGCTATGACGATTCCGGGAAAATCCTATTCCAGCAGCGGAAGTAAAACCGATCATCTCTATTGCCTGCCGGGATACAATGTCAAAGAATACCATTTGTCTGAAATTTTTTTCTGCGAGGATGACCTGCAAAAAACACTGAAAGTGGAAAAAGAGGAAAATGACAAACTCTCAGACCCCTGGGCTTTCACCAAATTTGTCAAAATCGGCATTACCAAACAATACAAACACCAGCCCAAAGAAGACGGCTTCTTTAAGATGGAACTGCTTCATCTTCATCCCCGCGCCGCATATCAGTTTTACGCTTCGCTGGAAACCGGCCATGGGCTGCCCCAATCAGGTAGCGGACTTGTATATCTGGGAGGAAACCGAACCCCTTTTCAGATGAATTTTGAAAAGGTAAACCTCTTTTTCCCGGAGGCAGATCAATTCCATCTTTCCGGTATCTCGACCCTGCTCTCCGATGCGTATGTAGCGGATGGCGCAACACATGGGGCAAAACTCGCAGCAACGGATACGGTCATTTTCCGGAATCAGAAGACTCTGACTGATCCAGAATTTTCCTACCATCAAAAACCCGTTGGAGACCATGCCCATACTCCCCGACTGTTGCTTTCCAGAGGAGGCCTTTTATTCGAACCGGATTTAACCGCACTTCAAACCTGGCTCAATCACGAAGCCTACTATAAAATCGGCTATAACTATTTTTCCACCCCAAAATAA
- a CDS encoding OmpA family protein: MKIFPRICIVVMLIGVKVVPAFSQIAFWQKLMGGSNYDRGKSLLMQKDGTMVIAGDVYSTNGLGEGNHSASGDWVIFKYATQEKIFWKYIYGGSGREELSDVIATRDQGFLCVGATDSPDGDVGQNYGGNDVWILKLDPQGRIQWTKVFGGSGDDQGITAIQTEDGGYLVGGESGSVNGTMLSRHHGGLDSWIVRLDKNGEVLWEKHFGGNGNEKVTRIHEMEPGRYIVINSSDSKGQDVKQSLGLKDCWVFEMDDYGQMGWQMSYGGEENDDIHSSLIDIDGGIVMAGTTFSATGHIPEQRGLGDFWLLKIDPKGGGLYWSNTYGGRREEGINDIILANDSNYVVCGMTKSRTGEGDIEFNGGYYDGWLAKIDRTGKRLWSRTLGYEGAESMQKVVQLKDGGFLTIGYSQIPRRTVPIGGYKGSADIWMTNFGDPKISSVRPYITPPLLFGVVKDKDTGRFIEAEITLTNNVTLDSITGTTANPDDGSFVLLLPSYGLVSINVVTPGYLFYGQDIRLDTINSETSAELIIELEAIRIGSSLILKNIYFETGKWNLLPESNAELERVVKFMKINPRVHILVSGHTDNTGNTAQKNQLSLNRANAVKNYLLKKGIIDARMKVKGYGMYRPIATNKTPEGRQQNRRVEFEVINK; the protein is encoded by the coding sequence ATGAAGATATTCCCGCGAATCTGTATAGTGGTAATGCTGATCGGGGTAAAGGTTGTGCCCGCATTTTCCCAAATTGCTTTCTGGCAAAAACTGATGGGGGGCTCCAATTATGACCGGGGAAAAAGCCTCCTGATGCAGAAAGACGGAACCATGGTCATCGCAGGTGATGTTTATTCTACCAATGGTTTAGGAGAAGGGAACCACAGCGCTTCAGGCGACTGGGTTATTTTTAAATATGCCACCCAGGAGAAAATATTCTGGAAATATATCTATGGCGGCTCCGGTCGTGAAGAGCTCTCAGACGTGATTGCGACCCGTGACCAGGGGTTTCTCTGTGTAGGTGCAACTGATTCGCCCGACGGAGATGTGGGGCAGAATTACGGAGGAAATGATGTCTGGATTCTCAAACTCGATCCTCAGGGACGCATTCAGTGGACAAAAGTATTTGGCGGAAGTGGTGATGATCAGGGGATTACGGCTATTCAAACAGAAGATGGCGGATATCTGGTTGGTGGAGAATCCGGCTCCGTAAACGGAACCATGCTTTCCCGGCACCATGGTGGACTCGACAGTTGGATTGTGCGGTTGGATAAAAATGGCGAAGTGCTGTGGGAAAAACATTTTGGCGGAAACGGCAACGAAAAAGTTACCCGGATACACGAAATGGAACCCGGTCGATATATTGTTATCAATTCTTCCGATTCCAAAGGACAGGATGTAAAACAAAGTCTGGGACTCAAAGACTGCTGGGTATTTGAGATGGATGACTATGGACAAATGGGCTGGCAAATGAGTTATGGAGGGGAGGAAAATGACGACATTCACAGCAGCCTGATTGATATCGATGGCGGAATTGTCATGGCTGGAACTACTTTTTCTGCCACCGGTCACATTCCTGAGCAAAGAGGTCTGGGCGATTTCTGGTTGTTGAAAATCGACCCGAAGGGTGGGGGACTGTACTGGAGCAATACTTACGGTGGCCGCAGAGAAGAAGGCATTAACGATATTATTCTCGCAAATGACAGCAACTATGTCGTCTGTGGCATGACCAAATCACGCACTGGCGAAGGCGATATAGAATTTAACGGCGGATATTACGACGGCTGGCTGGCAAAAATAGATCGTACGGGAAAACGCCTCTGGTCGCGCACGCTCGGATATGAAGGAGCAGAAAGTATGCAGAAAGTGGTCCAGCTAAAGGACGGCGGATTTCTGACTATCGGCTATTCGCAGATACCGCGCAGAACCGTTCCCATCGGCGGGTACAAAGGCAGCGCAGATATCTGGATGACTAACTTTGGTGACCCCAAAATCTCGTCGGTTCGCCCTTACATTACTCCGCCATTGTTGTTTGGCGTGGTGAAGGATAAAGATACCGGGCGGTTTATCGAAGCGGAGATTACCCTCACCAATAATGTTACCCTGGACTCTATCACTGGCACTACGGCCAATCCCGATGACGGGTCGTTTGTCCTGCTTTTGCCCTCGTATGGCCTGGTGAGTATCAATGTGGTAACGCCCGGATATTTATTTTACGGACAGGATATACGCCTCGATACGATCAACTCAGAGACATCGGCAGAGTTGATTATTGAGTTGGAAGCCATTCGCATCGGGAGTTCGCTCATTTTGAAAAATATCTATTTCGAAACCGGGAAATGGAATCTTTTGCCTGAGTCCAATGCAGAGTTGGAGCGGGTGGTAAAATTTATGAAAATCAATCCGCGCGTGCATATTCTGGTAAGCGGCCATACTGACAATACCGGCAACACCGCGCAGAAAAACCAGTTATCCCTCAACCGCGCCAATGCAGTCAAAAATTATCTCCTCAAAAAAGGCATCATCGATGCCCGTATGAAAGTCAAAGGCTACGGCATGTATCGCCCCATTGCCACCAACAAAACCCCCGAAGGCCGTCAGCAAAACCGGCGTGTGGAGTTTGAGGTGATTAATAAATAA
- a CDS encoding DUF1295 domain-containing protein, producing MSYRVKSFLWIFTAYAVAALAAGAAGWYVRDMHPLWVIAWADVAGTVAIFVFSLIFRNASFYDAYWSVAPIAIGMYYLLEPSADPRYFRAIIAFLLVLTWGLRLTWNWARGWSGLDHEDWRYGDLRAKTGKWYPFVNFTGIHFFPTVMVYLGCLPLYISMYKGVAPFSVLDIIAVFVAVAGIWVETVADMQLRNFRKTKPAQEKILKSGIWSYSRHPNYFGEMTFWVGIFLLGLAADTTTLAWGAGAVLMILMFVFISIPMIDRRMLARRPGYAAHRKRVSAVIPWKGNP from the coding sequence ATGTCATACAGAGTAAAAAGTTTTTTGTGGATTTTCACTGCTTATGCGGTTGCTGCTTTGGCGGCCGGAGCTGCGGGCTGGTATGTACGGGATATGCATCCCCTGTGGGTAATTGCATGGGCGGATGTGGCCGGGACTGTGGCCATTTTTGTTTTTAGTCTGATTTTCCGGAATGCTTCATTTTATGATGCGTACTGGAGTGTGGCGCCCATTGCTATTGGGATGTATTACCTGCTGGAACCTTCCGCTGACCCGCGATATTTCCGGGCGATTATCGCTTTTTTGCTCGTATTGACGTGGGGATTGCGTCTGACATGGAACTGGGCACGTGGCTGGTCAGGGTTGGACCATGAAGACTGGCGTTACGGAGACTTACGGGCAAAAACCGGTAAATGGTATCCGTTTGTCAATTTTACCGGAATCCATTTTTTCCCTACGGTAATGGTTTATCTGGGCTGTTTGCCGCTGTATATTTCCATGTATAAAGGCGTTGCACCATTTTCGGTTCTCGATATCATTGCAGTATTTGTGGCGGTTGCAGGGATTTGGGTAGAAACGGTTGCCGATATGCAGTTGCGCAATTTTCGCAAGACGAAACCCGCGCAGGAAAAAATTCTGAAGTCAGGCATCTGGAGTTATTCACGGCATCCCAACTATTTTGGAGAGATGACTTTTTGGGTGGGTATTTTTTTATTGGGTCTTGCGGCCGATACAACAACCTTGGCGTGGGGAGCGGGTGCAGTATTAATGATTCTGATGTTTGTGTTTATCAGCATACCGATGATTGACCGGCGGATGTTGGCGCGTCGTCCGGGTTATGCAGCCCACCGCAAGCGAGTTTCTGCCGTTATCCCGTGGAAGGGTAATCCTTGA
- a CDS encoding NADH-quinone oxidoreductase subunit C — protein MSNFLDTIKSSSIQDYIVDVRSYANEMTIEVKAEKIYEVLKTMKEKFGFNYLADITASDNYTDVLRFEVSYNIVNLEGKQRLRVACRVEEESPEVDSVVTIWKSAEWFEREAFDMIGVKFNNHPDLRRMYMPEDYDWFPLRKEFPLLGIPGSMVLPEKDPPKEYR, from the coding sequence ATGAGCAATTTTTTAGATACCATCAAATCCAGCTCCATTCAGGACTATATCGTGGATGTCAGGAGTTACGCCAATGAGATGACCATTGAGGTAAAAGCTGAAAAGATTTACGAAGTACTGAAGACGATGAAGGAAAAGTTTGGCTTCAATTACCTCGCTGACATTACGGCTTCGGACAACTATACCGACGTACTGCGATTTGAAGTCTCCTATAATATCGTCAACCTGGAAGGAAAACAACGCCTTCGTGTTGCCTGCCGTGTCGAAGAAGAAAGCCCGGAAGTTGACTCCGTAGTTACCATATGGAAATCGGCAGAATGGTTTGAGCGTGAAGCCTTTGATATGATCGGTGTCAAATTTAACAATCACCCTGACCTTCGCCGCATGTATATGCCAGAAGACTACGATTGGTTCCCGCTCCGCAAAGAATTTCCGCTGTTGGGTATCCCCGGCTCTATGGTTCTCCCCGAAAAAGATCCGCCAAAAGAATACCGGTAG
- the cas1 gene encoding CRISPR-associated endonuclease Cas1 — translation MTIQAEGITFSSDVIQMCMEKNIPVHFLDSSGLSYAVLIDRDHPSVENGLAQLRAYENGKGAKLAAAFAEGKLRNQMALIKFIVKSGARSNPLLALAGEAALLRMEPELRRIREETPEQPMDALRGAIMAHEGRAAGAYWDFFKEALGEKAVFPGRKPQEANDVVNMSLNYGYGILYARVQNALARAGLYLHMAYLHSPGDAGRPSLAFDLIEEFRPQAVDRMVYAWLKREGPIKIKGEFLSPEQRNALAKKVIERLSRAETFDGKKLPLEDHIQGQARRLAAYLRGEIPQYKPYVGKW, via the coding sequence GTGACCATACAGGCTGAGGGAATCACTTTTTCCTCAGATGTGATTCAAATGTGCATGGAAAAAAATATTCCGGTTCATTTTCTGGATTCCTCCGGACTATCCTATGCAGTATTGATCGACCGTGATCATCCTTCAGTTGAAAACGGACTGGCTCAGCTTCGCGCCTATGAAAACGGGAAAGGAGCAAAACTTGCGGCTGCCTTTGCGGAGGGAAAACTGCGAAACCAGATGGCGCTTATAAAATTTATCGTAAAATCAGGCGCGCGATCTAATCCACTCCTGGCACTGGCAGGAGAAGCGGCTCTGTTGCGTATGGAACCCGAACTGCGGCGGATCAGGGAAGAAACACCCGAGCAACCGATGGACGCCCTTAGAGGCGCTATCATGGCGCATGAAGGTCGGGCAGCGGGCGCGTATTGGGACTTTTTCAAAGAAGCCCTGGGAGAAAAAGCTGTATTTCCGGGGCGAAAACCACAGGAAGCCAATGACGTAGTAAATATGAGTCTGAATTATGGCTACGGCATTCTTTATGCAAGAGTACAGAATGCGCTCGCGAGAGCGGGATTGTACCTTCATATGGCCTATCTTCACTCGCCGGGTGATGCAGGAAGACCCTCCCTTGCGTTTGACCTTATCGAGGAGTTTCGGCCACAGGCGGTGGACCGAATGGTATATGCCTGGCTGAAACGCGAAGGGCCCATCAAAATTAAAGGCGAATTCCTTTCCCCGGAACAACGAAATGCACTGGCAAAAAAAGTGATAGAGAGGCTTTCCCGTGCGGAAACATTCGATGGAAAAAAACTGCCGCTTGAAGACCATATACAGGGACAGGCACGGCGGCTAGCGGCATATCTTCGGGGAGAAATACCCCAATACAAACCTTACGTAGGAAAATGGTAA
- the cas2 gene encoding CRISPR-associated endonuclease Cas2, translating to MAQINLYLVTYDISSDRDRTRCSNLLEDMGGRRVNKSVFEVLVPPEDVEGLMVYLSELLDPETDAVACYPVCTACYSRAWWWPEAPGPWPEAITTI from the coding sequence ATGGCACAAATCAACCTTTATCTGGTGACTTATGATATAAGTTCGGATCGGGACCGAACCCGATGCAGCAACCTGCTGGAAGATATGGGCGGGCGGCGGGTAAATAAAAGCGTATTTGAGGTATTGGTACCGCCCGAAGACGTAGAGGGGCTGATGGTATATCTTAGCGAACTCCTTGATCCTGAAACCGATGCGGTTGCCTGTTATCCCGTATGCACGGCCTGCTACAGCCGGGCATGGTGGTGGCCCGAAGCACCCGGTCCATGGCCGGAGGCAATTACAACAATATAG